One genomic window of Haloferax mediterranei ATCC 33500 includes the following:
- a CDS encoding aldo/keto reductase gives MEYTTLGNTGMEVSRICLGCMSFGTSDWREWVLDEEAGLELVDRAIDLGINFFDTANMYSNGESERILGKALEGRRDENVVASKVYFQMDENDPNSGGLSRKAIEQELDNSLDRLGMETLDLLQIHRWDDDTPIETTMRALDDAIRREKTRYIGASSMWAHQFAEAQYTADSLGLDRFATMQNHYNLLYREEEREMLPLCSKQGVGVMPWSPLARGYLTRPHEEFEATTRGETDELAKDHPYFEGGGREVNERVQELAAEKDVKMAQIALSWVLHKDWVDAPIVGTTSVEHLEDAVEALDITLSDSDIEYLEEPYQPVRVSGHD, from the coding sequence ATGGAGTACACGACGCTCGGGAACACCGGCATGGAGGTCTCCCGCATCTGTCTCGGCTGTATGAGTTTCGGCACCTCCGACTGGCGCGAGTGGGTCTTAGACGAGGAGGCAGGCCTCGAACTGGTCGACCGCGCAATCGACCTCGGTATCAACTTCTTCGACACCGCGAACATGTATTCGAACGGCGAGTCGGAGCGCATTCTCGGAAAGGCGCTGGAGGGCCGCCGCGACGAGAACGTCGTCGCCTCGAAGGTGTACTTCCAGATGGACGAAAACGACCCGAACTCGGGCGGTCTCTCCCGGAAGGCCATCGAGCAGGAACTCGACAACTCCCTCGACCGCCTCGGGATGGAGACGCTCGACCTGCTCCAGATTCACCGCTGGGACGACGACACCCCTATCGAGACGACGATGCGCGCCCTCGACGACGCGATTCGGCGGGAGAAAACCCGGTATATCGGCGCGTCGTCGATGTGGGCACACCAGTTCGCCGAAGCGCAGTACACGGCCGACTCGCTCGGTCTCGACCGCTTCGCCACGATGCAGAACCACTACAACCTGCTCTACCGCGAGGAAGAACGCGAGATGCTACCCCTCTGTTCGAAACAGGGCGTCGGCGTCATGCCGTGGTCGCCGCTGGCCCGCGGCTATCTCACCCGCCCGCACGAGGAGTTCGAGGCGACGACCCGCGGCGAGACCGACGAACTCGCCAAGGACCACCCGTACTTCGAAGGCGGCGGCCGCGAAGTGAACGAACGCGTGCAGGAACTCGCCGCCGAAAAGGACGTGAAGATGGCGCAAATCGCGCTGTCGTGGGTGCTCCACAAGGACTGGGTCGACGCACCCATCGTCGGTACCACGAGCGTCGAACACCTCGAAGACGCCGTCGAAGCGCTCGATATCACGCTCTCCGACTCGGATATCGAGTATCTCGAAGAGCCGTATCAGCCGGTTCGCGTCTCCGGCCACGACTAA